From Bacteroidales bacterium:
CCTTGCTCCAGGTCACGAACAAATCGCAGGCCCACACCGGCTTTTTCCGCTATATCCTTTTGTGTAAGTCCCAGTTGTTTTCGTCGTGTTTTCACAAATGTGACTATATCCTTCATATTTCTATACCTTTACGGGTGTAATTACCCCTTTTTGAAACAAATTTATATCATTTCGGGTATAAAAACAAATAACTTGATTAATATTATACCTGAAAAGGTATATTGATAGTTAGGTATAGCCAATCAAATACAATGAACACTTCCGATGAAAACTTGCCTTATTCAACCCTTATCTCCCACCGGATATCCTCAAAAGTCTTTGGACCGATGCCTTTCACATCTTTTAGTTTGAGTTTCCTTTTTGTAAATTTGGTTTTTAGATAACAGTTAAAATAACAAACAACAAAGTGAGCAAAAATGGCAAAAATGAATCTATGAACAGCGAAGGAAAAATCAACAAATTAGTCAAAGCGCTGGAGGATGAAGATGGACGGATCAGGAATAATGCAGCAGCATCTCTGGGAAAAATAGGAAAGCCGGCATTTGAGCCTTTAGTAAGATTGCTTGAAAATGAAAATGAAAATAAAAATGAAAATTTCAAAAACCATCAGAAATAAAATTAAGGGGTTGATCTTTGGACAGGCAATAGGTGATGCCTTAGGATTAGGAACTGAGTTCCTAAGCAGAAGTGAAGTTCAACAGTATTATCCCCAAGGCATTTCAGAATATGAACAGATCGTTCAGGATAAACATCGGGCTAGATGGAATAAGGGGGATTGGACTGACGATACCGACCAGTTTATGTGTATTTTAAATAGCATCATAAAGTGCCAGGAAATTGATCTATTAGATATTGCCAGGCAATTTTATGAATGGTTTAAAAGCACACCGATGGGAATAGG
This genomic window contains:
- a CDS encoding helix-turn-helix transcriptional regulator, with amino-acid sequence MKDIVTFVKTRRKQLGLTQKDIAEKAGVGLRFVRDLEQGKNTLRMDKVNQVLALFGHILAPVERKKIENNEQES
- a CDS encoding HEAT repeat domain-containing protein; the encoded protein is MNSEGKINKLVKALEDEDGRIRNNAAASLGKIGKPAFEPLVRLLENENENKNENFKNHQK
- a CDS encoding ADP-ribosylglycohydrolase family protein → MKISKTIRNKIKGLIFGQAIGDALGLGTEFLSRSEVQQYYPQGISEYEQIVQDKHRARWNKGDWTDDTDQFMCILNSIIKCQEIDLLDIARQFYEWFKSTPMGIGTMD